Proteins encoded together in one Telopea speciosissima isolate NSW1024214 ecotype Mountain lineage chromosome 4, Tspe_v1, whole genome shotgun sequence window:
- the LOC122657838 gene encoding zinc finger protein ZAT10-like, which yields MALEALNSPRTATPSFHYDDMDLHCLEPWAKGKRSKRSRLDNPPSEEEYLAICLIMLARGGARGTNVAPTTTTTATAKFHPPRYPSSSPPPSISQPPLLKLNYKCAVCNKAFPSYQALGGHKASHRKLTGGAEDQSSSSSASTTTTSTTSPANPTPGSVGGSRTHECSVCHKTFPTGQALGGHKRCHYSGSNSGVTTSSSSDGPASSSQSHRGFDLNLPALPESWTCFGGLGGRKFQNFGDEEVESPHPQKKPRLFIMDDVSPQDLQN from the coding sequence atggCACTAGAAGCTCTGAATTCCCCAAGAACAGCAACCCCATCGTTCCACTATGACGATATGGATCTACACTGCCTTGAGCCATGGGCAAAGGGCAAACGTTCCAAGCGTTCCCGTCTCGATAACCCACCCTCTGAGGAGGAGTACCTTGCCATCTGCCTCATCATGCTTGCTCGTGGTGGAGCAAGAGGAACCAATGTTGCCCcaaccactaccaccaccgccacGGCCAAATTCCACCCACCCCGCtacccttcctcttctcctccgcCGTCGATTTCGCAGCCCCCCTTGTTGAAGCTGAATTATAAGTGTGCCGTCTGCAACAAGGCCTTCCCTTCTTACCAGGCCCTCGGAGGACACAAAGCCAGTCATCGGAAATTGACAGGTGGTGCAGAAGATcagtcttcctcctcctctgcttccaccaccaccacctctacgACCTCCCCTGCCAATCCTACCCCAGGTAGTGTCGGCGGGAGCAGGACCCATGAATGCTCTGTCTGCCATAAAACCTTCCCTACAGGGCAGGCCTTGGGTGGACACAAGCGCTGCCACTACAGTGGCAGTAACAGTGGTGTGACGACGTCGTCGTCTTCAGATGGTCCAGCTTCTTCCAGTCAGAGCCACCGTGGTTTCGACCTCAACTTGCCGGCTTTGCCTGAATCTTGGACCTGTTTTGGCGGTTTGGGTGGGcgaaagtttcaaaattttggcgATGAAGAGGTGGAAAGTCCTCACCCCCAGAAGAAACCTCGACTCTTCATTATGGACGACGTCTCTCCTCAAGATCTGCAGAATTAG
- the LOC122658854 gene encoding BTB/POZ domain-containing protein NPY2, whose translation MKFMKLGSKPDSFQTDGNNVRYVAAELATDITVNIGDVKFYLHKFPLLSKSARLQRLVSTTDEESNDEIYIPDIPGGPSAFEICAKFCYGMTVTLNAYNVVAARCAAEYLEMHETIEKGNLIYKIEVFLNSSIFRSWKDSIIALQTTKTLLTWCEELKLMSHCVDSIASKACIDPSKVEWSYTYNRKKLPSENGMEPQWNGVKKHQAVPKDWWVEDLCELEMDFYKRVLVTIKTKGRMPGDVIGEALKAYALRRLPGFSKGIIQGGDVVKNRSLVETIIWLLPTEKGSVPCSFLIKLLKAAIVLDSGETGKRELMRRIGQQLDEASVADLLIRAPAGEIMMYDVDMVKCIVAEFVMQEKGAQTDLPMADELQEIRSPGYVSDNSKLKVAKLVDGYLAEISRDPNLPLSKFVDLAEMVSRFSRPAHDGLYRAIDTYLKEHPGISKSERKRVCRLMDCKKLSVDACMHAVQNERLPLRVVVQVLFFEQVRAATSSAGGGTTADLPGNVRALLPQENGGSRGSSRSATTNTEEDWDAVPTAEELKALKGELASLRLGAGSGRSDRNGSEDAKSSIDKAAASKVKGLLMSKKIFSKLWSNKGGQGENSSSDTSGSPGSANPEDTKSTPSRNRRHSVS comes from the exons ATGAAGTTTATGAAACTAGGATCAAAACCTGATTCATTTCAGACTGATGGAAACAATGTTCG GTATGTGGCAGCTGAGTTGGCGACTGACATTACAGTTAACATTGGTGATGTGAAGTTTTATCTGCACAAG TTTCCCCTGTTGTCCAAGAGTGCCCGTTTGCAGAGGTTAGTCTCTACCACAGATGAGGAAAGCAATGATGAAATCTACATACCTGACATTCCTGGAGGCCCTTCTGCATTTGAGATATGTGCCAAATTCTGTTATGGTATGACTGTTACCCTCAATGCTTACAACGTGGTTGCAGCCCGTTGTGCAGCAGAGTATCTAGAGATGCATGAGACCATTGAGAAAGGAAATCTCATTTATAAGATTGAAGTCTTCCTCAACTCCAGCATCTTCCGTAGCTGGAAAGACTCCATAATAGCTCTTCAGACGACGAAAACTCTGCTTACCTGGTGCGAAGAACTCAAGCTGATGAGCCACTGTGTTGACTCCATAGCTTCTAAGGCCTGCATTGACCCTTCCAAAGTAGAGTGGTCTTATACCTATAACCGCAAAAAGCTTCCATCAGAAAATGGCATGGAACCACAGTGGAATGGTGTCAAGAAACATCAGGCAGTGCCCAAGGACTGGTGGGTCGAGGACCTGTGTGAGCTTGAAATGGATTTCTACAAACGGGTTTTAGTGACTATCAAAACCAAAGGAAGAATGCCTGGTGATGTAATAGGGGAAGCACTCAAAGCATATGCACTGAGAAGGTTGCCAGGTTTCAGCAAGGGTATAATCCAGGGTGGTGATGTTGTCAAGAACCGGTCTTTGGTGGAAACCATTATCTGGCTGTTGCCCACAGAGAAGGGCAGTGTTCCCTGTAGTTTCTTAATCAAGCTGCTAAAAGCAGCTATTGTGCTGGATTCTGGAGAAACGGGAAAGAGAGAGCTCATGAGAAGAATAGGTCAGCAGCTAGATGAGGCTTCTGTAGCGGATCTATTGATTCGGGCACCAGCTGGGGAAATTATGATGTACGATGTTGATATGGTAAAATGCATAGTGGCAGAGTTTGTGATGCAGGAGAAGGGTGCTCAAACTGACCTACCAATGGCTGACGAGCTTCAGGAGATTAGAAGCCCGGGTTATGTATCAGATAATTCTAAGCTAAAAGTGGCAAAGCTGGTTGATGGCTACCTTGCTGAAATTTCACGTGATCCAAATCTTCCTCTGTCAAAGTTCGTCGATCTTGCGGAAATGGTATCAAGATTCTCAAGGCCAGCACATGATGGACTTTACCGTGCTATTGACACGTATCTCAAG GAACATCCTGGGATCAGCAAGAGTGAGAGGAAGAGGGTATGCCGGCTGATGGATTGCAAGAAGCTGTCCGTGGATGCATGTATGCATGCAGTGCAAAATGAGAGGCTTCCCTTGCGGGTAGTGGTGCAGGTCCTCTTTTTTGAGCAGGTCAGGGCTGCAACATCATCTGCTGGTGGTGGAACCACGGCTGACCTTCCTGGGAATGTCCGGGCTCTGCTCCCACAGGAGAATGGTGGATCTCGTGGGAGCTCAAGATCTGCAACAACCAACACTGAGGAAGATTGGGATGCTGTCCCAACTGCTGAGGAGCTGAAGGCCCTAAAGGGAGAGCTTGCATCCTTGAGGTTGGGAGCAGGAAGTGGACGCAGTGATAGAAATGGGAGTGAGGATGCTAAAAGTAGCATTGACAAAGCTGCAGCTAGTAAGGTGAAAGGTTTACTCATGTCAAAGAAAATATTCAGCAAGCTATGGTCGAATAAAGGGGGACAGGGTGAGAATAGCAGCTCTGATACGTCTGGTAGCCCCGGTTCTGCCAACCCAGAGGATACCAAGTCCACACCTTCCAGAAATAGGAGGCATTCAGTCTCTTAG
- the LOC122658855 gene encoding probable N-acetyltransferase HLS1, protein MEVVVVVREFDPVKDGIEVEEVERKCEVGPSGKISIYTDSLGDPICRVRHSPAFLMLVAEMVGKKAEEKEIVGMIRGCVKTVTCGKKYSRNGMNSSNDSFKTVPVYTKLAYILGLRVSPSHRRMGIGKKLVSRMEEWFREKGAEYSYMATDKDNQASLNLFTDRCGYAKFRTPSILVQPVFAHRLTIPKRVRIFHISPSDAESLYRCRFSTTEFFPRDIDSILHNHLNLGTFVAVPSGYSSSSWPGSELFLSDPPESWAVLSIWNSKEVFTMEVRGASRVLRGLAKTTRMVDRALPWLRIPSVPELFGPFGFHFLYGLGGEGLDAVRLMKALCGFAHNVAKERGCGLVVAEVSSREPMKAGIPHWKRLSCDEDLWCMKRLGEDYSDGSVGDWTKSPPGLSIFVDPREV, encoded by the exons atggaggtaGTGGTAGTGGTGAGAGAGTTCGACCCAGTGAAGGACGGTATTGAAGTTGAAGAGGTTGAAAGGAAGTGCGAAGTAGGCCCAAGTGGGAAGATTTCTATTTACACCGACTCGCTAGGTGACCCCATTTGCAGGGTTCGCCATTCTCCTGCTTTTCTCATGTTG GTGGCTGAAATGGTGGGTAAAAAAGCGGAGGAGAAAGAGATCGTAGGGATGATAAGGGGTTGCGTCAAGACCGTTACATGCGGTAAAAAATACTCCAGAAATGGAATGAACAGCTCCAACGACTCCTTCAAAACCGTTCCCGTCTACACTAAGCTCGCCTACATCTTAGGACTTCGTGTTTCACCTTCTCACAGGAGAATGGGAATAGGGAAGAAGCTTGTGAGTCGAATGGAAGAGTGGTTCAGAGAGAAAGGTGCAGAGTACTCGTACATGGCAACTGATAAGGACAACCAAGCGTCACTAAATCTCTTCACCGACCGATGCGGTTACGCCAAGTTCCGAACCCCAAGCATCCTTGTCCAACCCGTTTTCGCTCACCGACTTACTATCCCCAAACGAGTCCGTATCTTCCATATCTCCCCCTCCGATGCCGAGTCACTTTACCGATGCCGGTTTTCCACCACCGAGTTCTTCCCTAGAGACATCGATTCTATACTTCACAACCATCTCAATCTCGGCACCTTCGTTGCCGTCCCTTCCGGTTATTCCAGCTCGTCATGGCCCGGGTCTGAACTTTTCCTTTCCGACCCGCCTGAGTCTTGGGCGGTGCTTAGCATCTGGAATAGCAAAGAAGTGTTCACCATGGAGGTTCGGGGTGCTTCCCGTGTACTACGCGGCCTTGCTAAGACAACCCGGATGGTTGATCGGGCTCTCCCTTGGCTCCGGATACCATCGGTACCGGAACTGTTCGGACCATTCGGGTTTCATTTCTTGTACGGGTTGGGAGGAGAAGGTTTAGATGCGGTGAGGCTGATGAAGGCTTTGTGTGGATTCGCGCATAACGTGGCTAAGGAGAGAGGGTGTGGACTTGTGGTGGCAGAGGTATCGAGTAGGGAGCCAATGAAGGCAGGAATCCCACACTGGAAACGACTCTCGTGTGATGAGGATCTTTGGTGTATGAAGCGACTCGGTGAAGATTACAGTGATGGTTCAGTTGGGGACTGGACCAAGTCCCCTCCTGGTCTGTCCATCTTTGTGGACCCCAGAGAAGTCTAA